From one Nothobranchius furzeri strain GRZ-AD chromosome 2, NfurGRZ-RIMD1, whole genome shotgun sequence genomic stretch:
- the LOC107372638 gene encoding H-2 class II histocompatibility antigen, E-S beta chain, with protein sequence MSSSGLCCFLLLLTFCSADGFLNYRVDRCDFNSSRLEDIQFIRSFYFNKRELVRFDSRVGKFVGYTEFGVKQAEYFNQDPGTLAPMRAERERYCLNHVGIYYQLVLTKSVKPTVRLFSTQPSSGHHDSMLVCRVFSFYPKNIKVSWLKDGHVDTSDVTTTEEMPDGDWYYQVLSHLEYTPRSGEKISCMVEHASLKEPLITDWELSMPESERNQIAIGASGLILGLILSLAGFIYYKRKSRGRVLVPSN encoded by the exons ATGTCTTCATCAGGACTCTgctgcttcctcctcctcctcaccttcTGCTCAGCAG ATGGGTTCCTGAACTATCGTGTGGATCGTTGTGATTTTAACTCCAGTCGCCTGGAAGACATCCAATTCATCCGTTCATTCTACTTCAACAAGCGGGAGCTGGTGAGGTTCGACAGCCGAGTGGGGAAGTTTGTTGGGTACACGGAGTTCGGAGTGAAGCAGGCTGAGTACTTTAACCAGGACCCTGGAACCCTGGCCCCGATGAGAGCTGAGAGGGAGAGGTACTGCCTGAACCACGTTGGTATTTATTACCAGCTCGTTCTGACTAAATCAG TGAAGCCCACGGTGAGGCTGTTCTCCACCCAACCCTCCTCTGGTCACCATGACTCCATGTTGGTCTGCAGAGTCTTCAGCTTCTACCCCAAGAACATCAAAGTCTCCTGGCTGAAGGACGGACACGTGGACACATCTGATGTCACCACTACTGAGGAGATGCCAGATGGGGACTGGTACTACCAGGTCCTGTCTCACCTGGAGTACACTCCCAG GTCTGGAGAGAAGATCTCCTGTATGGTGGAGCACGCCAGCCTGAAGGAACCTCTGATCACCGACTGGG AACTGTCCATGCCTGAATCAGAGAGGAACCAGATCGCCATCGGAGCTTCAGGACTGATTCTGGGTCTGATCTTGTCTCTGGCTGGATTCATTTACTACAAGAGGAAGTCTAGAG GACGTGTTCTGGTTCCCAGTAACTGa